Proteins co-encoded in one Syntrophales bacterium genomic window:
- a CDS encoding CHAT domain-containing protein, with product MILKRWLLIFLVLCTSGCGLHGGLTQSEGLANYHPLFLTATKDKGDILIQEGRDYLREGSFDKFLPSMSEALKFYSGKGEKAADICRYLGKAYLDRNEYDKALSYFNQSLSAARSSRYQEGIILATVGLADSYKKIGDTDKAAEILAAAQQSNRESTKGEHPLIALSMGETLAQQGRLSQALDIFTRTLSNIDSYKDDRLKQSVYSSLGTTLFGLGRYQEAITHYQQALELARRSYNTPDIVDILNNIGFCLVSLKRYNEAAMAFNEGLGLLAVMGLQYPEKQMYANYGLGLLNEEQHRNAQALLYYNTAINFIEDLRGSLSSTEFRSLFLANKIAAYEHAIDILVTAAGRTSEDVRLDPRFIKADLTPAEVAFFYAESTKTRSFLELLYKARTGAFADRIPRELAEQESRLLNTIDSIQASGSGQSEAQRELLTRSKRELDELIAKLRKEYPDYASIRYPEPVMAGNIPLHANEVLLAYKVNPGKTYLWIIEKGKKPSAIEIAVSRDELIRKVGEFRIGLENPGRLDAYDPEKGQALGRLLLEEALSRIGSDKNIIITPDGVLNMVPFEALTVGKTKNTIQYLGEKYKISYYPSASVMATMRQFKGSPKLSKPLFALGDPVYEDSDVRYSRRKSDNIVVASADSTPSLNLRSALVRSGFSLPRLIETRDEVIEIGALFGYKADDPNIKLDMDASKSELLKSDLGRYRFIHFATHGLLSGDIPYILEPALVLTQPGNRNTEDGFLKMSEILGLKLNADLVVLSACKTALGKEIAGEGVVGLSRAFMLAGSKSVIVSLWSVESNSTAVMMKSFYSHLQHGRSKEEALRLAKQELKNQSLISDDLSRGVKIAGRDKKTQTSTEHPFFWAPFILIGEWK from the coding sequence ATGATTTTAAAACGATGGCTGTTGATTTTCCTGGTCCTCTGCACCAGCGGTTGCGGACTCCATGGAGGGTTAACCCAGTCCGAAGGACTTGCCAACTACCACCCACTCTTCCTGACTGCAACCAAGGACAAGGGCGATATCCTCATTCAGGAAGGCCGGGACTACCTTCGCGAAGGTTCCTTCGACAAGTTCCTTCCCTCCATGAGCGAGGCGCTGAAGTTTTACTCCGGCAAGGGGGAAAAAGCTGCCGATATTTGCCGTTATCTGGGCAAGGCCTATCTCGATCGTAACGAGTACGACAAGGCCCTGTCCTATTTCAATCAATCGTTGTCCGCTGCCAGAAGCAGCCGCTATCAGGAAGGGATTATCCTGGCAACGGTCGGACTGGCCGATAGCTACAAGAAAATCGGGGATACGGATAAGGCTGCAGAGATTTTGGCGGCGGCCCAGCAGAGCAATCGTGAGTCAACAAAAGGCGAACATCCGCTTATTGCGCTTAGTATGGGGGAGACCCTCGCACAGCAGGGCCGTTTATCCCAGGCACTGGACATCTTCACCCGGACCCTTTCCAACATTGACAGCTACAAGGACGACAGGCTGAAACAGTCAGTCTACTCGTCTCTCGGCACGACCCTTTTCGGCCTCGGCCGTTATCAGGAGGCAATCACCCATTACCAGCAGGCCCTTGAACTTGCCCGGAGAAGTTACAACACGCCCGATATCGTGGACATCCTAAACAACATCGGTTTTTGTCTGGTGTCTTTGAAAAGATACAACGAAGCCGCTATGGCCTTTAATGAAGGGTTGGGGCTCCTGGCCGTCATGGGCCTGCAATATCCCGAAAAACAGATGTACGCTAATTACGGTCTGGGGCTTTTGAATGAAGAGCAACACCGTAATGCCCAGGCGCTACTCTACTACAACACCGCCATCAATTTTATTGAAGATTTGAGAGGCAGCCTGAGTTCGACGGAGTTCCGATCCTTGTTCCTGGCCAATAAAATCGCCGCCTATGAACATGCCATCGACATCCTGGTCACGGCAGCCGGTCGGACGTCTGAGGACGTCCGCCTGGATCCGCGATTTATTAAAGCAGACCTAACTCCCGCAGAAGTGGCCTTCTTCTACGCGGAAAGCACCAAGACCAGATCTTTTCTCGAACTGCTCTACAAAGCCAGAACGGGCGCCTTTGCCGATCGGATCCCCCGGGAACTGGCCGAACAGGAGAGTCGATTGCTCAACACCATTGACTCAATCCAGGCCTCTGGAAGTGGTCAATCGGAAGCGCAGCGCGAGCTCCTAACAAGATCGAAACGCGAACTCGATGAGTTGATTGCCAAATTGCGGAAAGAGTATCCGGATTATGCCTCCATTCGCTATCCGGAGCCGGTCATGGCCGGGAATATCCCTCTGCATGCCAACGAGGTTCTCCTCGCCTACAAGGTCAATCCCGGGAAAACCTATCTCTGGATCATAGAAAAAGGCAAGAAACCTTCGGCCATCGAAATCGCCGTGAGCCGGGATGAACTTATCCGTAAAGTTGGGGAATTTAGGATCGGGCTTGAAAATCCGGGCCGGCTGGACGCCTACGACCCCGAGAAAGGGCAGGCTCTGGGCAGGCTCTTGCTGGAAGAGGCTCTCAGCCGGATAGGCTCGGACAAAAATATAATCATCACCCCCGACGGCGTTCTGAACATGGTTCCCTTCGAGGCATTAACGGTTGGTAAAACAAAAAATACGATTCAATACCTGGGAGAAAAATACAAAATCAGCTATTATCCCTCCGCCTCGGTCATGGCAACCATGCGGCAGTTCAAGGGAAGTCCCAAATTATCCAAGCCCCTGTTTGCGCTCGGCGATCCGGTCTATGAGGATTCCGATGTGCGTTACAGCCGGAGAAAGTCCGACAACATCGTCGTAGCCTCCGCCGATTCAACGCCCTCTCTCAATTTGCGCAGTGCCCTGGTCCGCAGCGGTTTCTCTTTGCCCCGACTGATCGAGACCCGCGACGAGGTCATAGAAATCGGCGCACTCTTCGGGTACAAGGCCGATGACCCGAACATCAAGCTCGACATGGATGCCTCCAAGAGCGAACTTCTGAAATCCGATCTCGGTCGTTACCGGTTTATCCATTTTGCCACCCACGGTCTTTTGAGCGGCGACATTCCTTACATCCTCGAACCGGCGTTGGTTCTTACCCAGCCGGGAAACCGCAATACTGAGGACGGTTTCCTGAAGATGAGCGAAATCCTAGGATTAAAGCTGAATGCCGATTTAGTCGTCCTATCGGCCTGCAAGACAGCCCTTGGAAAAGAAATCGCCGGGGAGGGTGTTGTGGGTCTGAGCCGCGCATTCATGCTTGCAGGGTCCAAATCGGTCATCGTAAGCCTTTGGAGCGTGGAATCAAATTCGACGGCAGTCATGATGAAGAGCTTCTACTCTCATCTGCAACACGGAAGGTCCAAGGAAGAGGCTCTCAGGCTGGCCAAGCAGGAATTAAAAAATCAAAGTTTAATATCAGATGATCTTAGCCGTGGCGTGAAGATAGCCGGACGGGACAAGAAAACTCAAACCAGCACCGAGCACCCTTTCTTCTGGGCGCCTTTCATATTAATCGGCGAATGGAAGTGA